CACAGCCCCGTAACACCGTCCAAACGCTCTGCCGCGAAAGCCGGCCGCCCCGCCTGTTCAGGAACAGCGCCTTCCTGGCGCGGCTCCCTGCGAGCACCGGGCGCGCCATGGCGAGATAGCGCCTTATCGCGTTGACCGCCTGCGATCCTATGGGCACGATGCGCTCCTTGGATCCCTTGCCCACGCACCGGACGTACTCCATTGACAGGTGCACATCCCCCGCATCCAGGGCTACGAGTTCGCTGACCCGCAGCCCGGCCGCGTAGAGAAGCTCCAGGATAGCCCGGTCGCGCAGCGCGGCCGGGCCGTCTCCCTGCGGCTGGCCCAGTATCCTCTCAACCTCGTCCACGGTCAGTACGGACGGCAGCCGGTGCACGCGTCTTGCCGGTGATAGATCGTGCGCGGGGTCGTCCGCGATCTGCCCCTCCCTCAACATGAAGGCGGTCCAGCCGCGGAGGGCGGCCAGGCGCCTCGCCACCGTACTCGGCGCGAGCCC
Above is a window of Armatimonadota bacterium DNA encoding:
- the xerD gene encoding site-specific tyrosine recombinase XerD, whose protein sequence is MDASREAYLNYALAERGLARNTVEAYARDLWDFMAFAARRGVTEPSAVRRSALTLYLLSLRGRGLAPSTVARRLAALRGWTAFMLREGQIADDPAHDLSPARRVHRLPSVLTVDEVERILGQPQGDGPAALRDRAILELLYAAGLRVSELVALDAGDVHLSMEYVRCVGKGSKERIVPIGSQAVNAIRRYLAMARPVLAGSRARKALFLNRRGGRLSRQSVWTVLRGCAARAGIRKPLGPHTLRHSFATHMLDGGADLRAVQEMLGHASIVTTQIYTHLTRSRLREAYRRAHPRDQMTIGRTAR